Proteins encoded by one window of Pelmatolapia mariae isolate MD_Pm_ZW linkage group LG14, Pm_UMD_F_2, whole genome shotgun sequence:
- the LOC134641064 gene encoding transcription cofactor HES-6-like has product MAPSARPNGLGLDVKDEDESYCGIQKADRKTRKPLVEKKRRARINESLQELRTLLADTDFHSKMENAEVLELTVKKVEDILKNRKQEAETLNREANERFAAGYIQCMHEVHMFVSSCPGIDATVAAELLNHLLECMPLNEDHLQDMLTDLITDTSEGNSTSSTWHGGSEALCTSLASPGERSFSCGSSSALSPAPSSMSSEDLCSDLDETDSDHNQSSTEGMENREPPSMPTMTYPRSMWRPW; this is encoded by the exons ATGGCCCCCTCGGCTCGGCCAAACGGCCTCGGACTTGATGTGAAAGATGAAGATGAGTCCTACTGCGGGATACAGAAAGCGGATAGAAAG ACGAGGAAACCTCTGGTGGAGAAGAAGAGGCGAGCTCGCATCAACGAGAGTTTGCAGGAGCTGCGGACTTTGCTGGCAGACACAGAC TTTCATTCCAAGATGGAGAACGCAGAGGTGCTGGAGCTGACCGTGAAAAAGGTGGAGGACATACTGAAGAACCGGAAACAAG AGGCAGAGACACTAAACCGAGAAGCCAACGAGCGGTTTGCAGCTGGTTACATCCAGTGCATGCACGAGGTCCACATGTTTGTGTCCAGCTGTCCTGGGATAGATGCGACGGTGGCGGCTGAGCTCCTCAACCATCTCCTGGAGTGCATGCCCCTGAATGAGGACCACCTCCAGGACATGCTGACGGATCTAATCACGGACACTTCTGAGGGCAACAGCACCAGCAGCACTTGGCATGGAGGCAGCGAGGCGCTCTGCACTTCTCTCGCTTCTCCTGGTGAACGGAGTTTCTCCTGCGGGTCATCTTCTGCCCTCTCCCCAGCCCCTTCCTCCATGTCCAGTGAAGACTTGTGCTCTGACCTGGATGAGACTGACAGTGATCACAACCAGAGCTCTACAGAGGGCATGGAGAACAGGGAGCCTCCCAGTATGCCCACCATGACCTACCCCCGGTCTATGTGGAGACCTTGGTAG